The following are encoded in a window of Arvicanthis niloticus isolate mArvNil1 chromosome 1, mArvNil1.pat.X, whole genome shotgun sequence genomic DNA:
- the Art1 gene encoding GPI-linked NAD(P)(+)--arginine ADP-ribosyltransferase 1 isoform X4, which produces MKIPAMMSLLLVSVGLRDGVQVQSYSISQLDIFSQETPLDMAPASFDDQYAGCLADMTAALPDLNHSEFQANKVYADGWTLANIQWQERRTWGSVWGSLPPPPPGFRDEHGVALLAYTANSPLHKEFNAAVREAGRSRAHYLHHFSFKTLHFLLTEALQLLRSHRSRGCRQVYRGVHGLRFRPAGPGATVRLGGFASASLKNVAAQQFGEDTFFGDQHQPTRPGSRTHLPPRSGQKQYIQLRIHQRKEMQVWALLAG; this is translated from the exons ATGAAGATTCCTGCTATGATGTCGCTCCTACTGGTgtctgtgggtctcagggatggaGTTCAG GTTCAAAGTTACTCCATCTCACAACTAGACATCTTTTCTCAAGAAACACCCCTGGACATGGCCCCAGCGTCCTTTGATGACCAGTATGCTGGCTGTCTGGCAGACATGACAGCGGCACTGCCAGATCTCAACCACTCggagttccaggccaacaaaGTATACGCGGATGGCTGGACTCTGGCCAACATCCAGTGGCAGGAGCGCAGGACCTGGGGGTCTGTGTGGGGCTCCTTGCCTCCACCACCGCCGGGCTTCCGGGATGAGCACGGGGTGGCGCTACTTGCCTACACCGCCAACAGTCCCCTGCACAAGGAGTTCAATGCGGCAGTGCGCGAGGCGGGCCGCTCCCGGGCCCACTACCTCCACCACTTCTCCTTCAAGACCCTCCACTTCCTGCTTACCGAGGCCCTGCAACTGCTCCGGAGCCACCGATCTCGCGGGTGCCGGCAGGTGTACAGGGGGGTGCATGGCCTGCGCTTCCGGCCAGCGGGGCCTGGCGCCACCGTTAGGCTGGGGGGCTTTGCTTCCGCGTCCCTCAAGAACGTTGCCGCCCAACAATTTGGCGAGGACACCTTCTTTG GTGATCAACACCAGCCGACCCGCCCAGGGTCCCGCACGCATCTACCTCCGCGCTCTGGGCAAAAGCAGTACATACAACTGCGAATACATCAAAG aaaagaaatgCAGGTCTGGGCCCTGCTGGCTGGATAG
- the Art1 gene encoding GPI-linked NAD(P)(+)--arginine ADP-ribosyltransferase 1 isoform X2 codes for MKIPAMMSLLLVSVGLRDGVQVQSYSISQLDIFSQETPLDMAPASFDDQYAGCLADMTAALPDLNHSEFQANKVYADGWTLANIQWQERRTWGSVWGSLPPPPPGFRDEHGVALLAYTANSPLHKEFNAAVREAGRSRAHYLHHFSFKTLHFLLTEALQLLRSHRSRGCRQVYRGVHGLRFRPAGPGATVRLGGFASASLKNVAAQQFGEDTFFGIWTCLGAPIRGYSFFPEEEEVLIPPFETFQVINTSRPAQGPARIYLRALGKSSTYNCEYIKG; via the exons ATGAAGATTCCTGCTATGATGTCGCTCCTACTGGTgtctgtgggtctcagggatggaGTTCAG GTTCAAAGTTACTCCATCTCACAACTAGACATCTTTTCTCAAGAAACACCCCTGGACATGGCCCCAGCGTCCTTTGATGACCAGTATGCTGGCTGTCTGGCAGACATGACAGCGGCACTGCCAGATCTCAACCACTCggagttccaggccaacaaaGTATACGCGGATGGCTGGACTCTGGCCAACATCCAGTGGCAGGAGCGCAGGACCTGGGGGTCTGTGTGGGGCTCCTTGCCTCCACCACCGCCGGGCTTCCGGGATGAGCACGGGGTGGCGCTACTTGCCTACACCGCCAACAGTCCCCTGCACAAGGAGTTCAATGCGGCAGTGCGCGAGGCGGGCCGCTCCCGGGCCCACTACCTCCACCACTTCTCCTTCAAGACCCTCCACTTCCTGCTTACCGAGGCCCTGCAACTGCTCCGGAGCCACCGATCTCGCGGGTGCCGGCAGGTGTACAGGGGGGTGCATGGCCTGCGCTTCCGGCCAGCGGGGCCTGGCGCCACCGTTAGGCTGGGGGGCTTTGCTTCCGCGTCCCTCAAGAACGTTGCCGCCCAACAATTTGGCGAGGACACCTTCTTTGGTATCTGGACCTGCCTCGGGGCTCCCATCAGGGGCTACTCCTTTTTCCCTGAAGAGGAAGAGGTGCTGATCCCCCCTTTCGAAACTTTCCAGGTGATCAACACCAGCCGACCCGCCCAGGGTCCCGCACGCATCTACCTCCGCGCTCTGGGCAAAAGCAGTACATACAACTGCGAATACATCAAAG GTTAA
- the Art1 gene encoding GPI-linked NAD(P)(+)--arginine ADP-ribosyltransferase 1 isoform X1 — translation MKIPAMMSLLLVSVGLRDGVQVQSYSISQLDIFSQETPLDMAPASFDDQYAGCLADMTAALPDLNHSEFQANKVYADGWTLANIQWQERRTWGSVWGSLPPPPPGFRDEHGVALLAYTANSPLHKEFNAAVREAGRSRAHYLHHFSFKTLHFLLTEALQLLRSHRSRGCRQVYRGVHGLRFRPAGPGATVRLGGFASASLKNVAAQQFGEDTFFGIWTCLGAPIRGYSFFPEEEEVLIPPFETFQVINTSRPAQGPARIYLRALGKSSTYNCEYIKEKKCRSGPCWLDSSAPGSLSVSWSLLLLLWFLLLRALPENPGPQ, via the exons ATGAAGATTCCTGCTATGATGTCGCTCCTACTGGTgtctgtgggtctcagggatggaGTTCAG GTTCAAAGTTACTCCATCTCACAACTAGACATCTTTTCTCAAGAAACACCCCTGGACATGGCCCCAGCGTCCTTTGATGACCAGTATGCTGGCTGTCTGGCAGACATGACAGCGGCACTGCCAGATCTCAACCACTCggagttccaggccaacaaaGTATACGCGGATGGCTGGACTCTGGCCAACATCCAGTGGCAGGAGCGCAGGACCTGGGGGTCTGTGTGGGGCTCCTTGCCTCCACCACCGCCGGGCTTCCGGGATGAGCACGGGGTGGCGCTACTTGCCTACACCGCCAACAGTCCCCTGCACAAGGAGTTCAATGCGGCAGTGCGCGAGGCGGGCCGCTCCCGGGCCCACTACCTCCACCACTTCTCCTTCAAGACCCTCCACTTCCTGCTTACCGAGGCCCTGCAACTGCTCCGGAGCCACCGATCTCGCGGGTGCCGGCAGGTGTACAGGGGGGTGCATGGCCTGCGCTTCCGGCCAGCGGGGCCTGGCGCCACCGTTAGGCTGGGGGGCTTTGCTTCCGCGTCCCTCAAGAACGTTGCCGCCCAACAATTTGGCGAGGACACCTTCTTTGGTATCTGGACCTGCCTCGGGGCTCCCATCAGGGGCTACTCCTTTTTCCCTGAAGAGGAAGAGGTGCTGATCCCCCCTTTCGAAACTTTCCAGGTGATCAACACCAGCCGACCCGCCCAGGGTCCCGCACGCATCTACCTCCGCGCTCTGGGCAAAAGCAGTACATACAACTGCGAATACATCAAAG aaaagaaatgCAGGTCTGGGCCCTGCTGGCTGGATAGCTCAG
- the Art1 gene encoding GPI-linked NAD(P)(+)--arginine ADP-ribosyltransferase 1 isoform X3, with protein sequence MKIPAMMSLLLVSVGLRDGVQVQSYSISQLDIFSQETPLDMAPASFDDQYAGCLADMTAALPDLNHSEFQANKVYADGWTLANIQWQERRTWGSVWGSLPPPPPGFRDEHGVALLAYTANSPLHKEFNAAVREAGRSRAHYLHHFSFKTLHFLLTEALQLLRSHRSRGCRQVYRGVHGLRFRPAGPGATVRLGGFASASLKNVAAQQFGEDTFFGDQHQPTRPGSRTHLPPRSGQKQYIQLRIHQRLSEYGLGRSLLWQQNYGE encoded by the exons ATGAAGATTCCTGCTATGATGTCGCTCCTACTGGTgtctgtgggtctcagggatggaGTTCAG GTTCAAAGTTACTCCATCTCACAACTAGACATCTTTTCTCAAGAAACACCCCTGGACATGGCCCCAGCGTCCTTTGATGACCAGTATGCTGGCTGTCTGGCAGACATGACAGCGGCACTGCCAGATCTCAACCACTCggagttccaggccaacaaaGTATACGCGGATGGCTGGACTCTGGCCAACATCCAGTGGCAGGAGCGCAGGACCTGGGGGTCTGTGTGGGGCTCCTTGCCTCCACCACCGCCGGGCTTCCGGGATGAGCACGGGGTGGCGCTACTTGCCTACACCGCCAACAGTCCCCTGCACAAGGAGTTCAATGCGGCAGTGCGCGAGGCGGGCCGCTCCCGGGCCCACTACCTCCACCACTTCTCCTTCAAGACCCTCCACTTCCTGCTTACCGAGGCCCTGCAACTGCTCCGGAGCCACCGATCTCGCGGGTGCCGGCAGGTGTACAGGGGGGTGCATGGCCTGCGCTTCCGGCCAGCGGGGCCTGGCGCCACCGTTAGGCTGGGGGGCTTTGCTTCCGCGTCCCTCAAGAACGTTGCCGCCCAACAATTTGGCGAGGACACCTTCTTTG GTGATCAACACCAGCCGACCCGCCCAGGGTCCCGCACGCATCTACCTCCGCGCTCTGGGCAAAAGCAGTACATACAACTGCGAATACATCAAAG GTTAAGTGAATATGGTCTAGGGAGATCCTTGCTATGGCAGCAGAATTACGGAGAATGA